The window CGTGACCGGCTTCTACGCCTTCATCACCGCCTGGGGCGAAGTCGCCTACGCCTCCGCCTTCATGGTCGGCGACGAGAACCTCACCCTGGCCGGCGGACTGCAGACCTTCGTCACGCAGTACACCTCCAACTGGGGAGCGATGACCGCCGCCTCGGTCCTCATCGCCATCCCCGCCGCCGTCTTCTTCCTCTTCGCCCAGCGTCACCTCGTCGCCGGAATGACCGCAGGCGCGACCAAGGGCTGACCACCCCTGCCTGCTCCCGCATCACCGGCCCGATCTCTTCAAGGACGACATGACCCAGCACCTCGCCGACGCCCTCCCCACCACGACCGGTACCCAGCCCGGCTGGTGGAGAGAAGCGGTGATCTACCAGGTCTATCCACGCAGCTTCGCCGACTCCAACGGGGACGGCATGGGGGACCTCGAAGGCATCCGGAGCCGACTGCCCTACCTCAAGGAACTGGGCGTCGACGCCGTCTGGCTCAGCCCCTTCTACGCCTCCCCGCAGGCCGACGCCGGATACGACGTCGCCGACTACCGGGCCATCGACCCCATGTTCGGCACCCTGCACGACGCCGACGCCGTGATCCGCGAAGCCCACGCCCTGGGCCTGCGCATCATCGTGGACCTCGTCCCCAACCACTGCTCCGACCAGCACGAATGGTTCAAGCAGGCACTCCGCGAAGGCCCCGGAACCCCCCTGCGCGAACGCTTCCACTTCCGGCCCGGCCAGGGCGCCGACGGCTCCCTGCCGCCCAACGACTGGGAATCGATCTTCGGCGGCCCCGCCTGGACCCGCGTCGAGGACGGCGAGTGGTACCTGCACCTCTTCGCACCCGAGCAGCCCGACTTCAACTGGGAACACCCCGCCGTCCAGGACGAGTTCCGCTCCATCCTGCGATTCTGGCTCGACCTCGGCGCAGACGGCTTCCGCATCGACGTCGCCCACGGCCTCGTCAAGGCCCCCGGCCTGCCCGACCTCGGCCGCGACGAACAACTCAAGCTCCTCGGCAACCAGGTCCTCCCCTTCTTCGACCAGGACGGCGTCCACGAGATCTACCGCTCCTGGCGCACCGTCCTCGACGAGTACGCCGGCGACCGCATCGGCGTCGCCGAGGCCTGGACCCCCAGCGCCGACCGCACCGCGCTGTACCTGCGCCCCGACGAACTCCACCAGGCCTTCAACTTCCACTACCTGAACACCGGTTGGGACGCCGAGGCGCTGCGCTCCGCCATCGACGACTCCCTCGACGCCATGCGCCCCGTGGGTGCGCCGACGACGTGGGTGCTGTCCAACCACGACGTGGTGCGGCACGTGACCCGGTACGGGGGCGGCGCGCGGGGTCTGGCCCGGGCGCGGGCCGCCGCGCTGCTGATGCTGGCGCTGCCCGGATCCGCGTACGTCTACCAGGGCGAGGAACTCGGCCTGCCCGAGGTCGTCGACCTCCCCGACGCCGTCCGCCAGGACCCGTCCTTCTTCAAGGAGAACGGCCAGGACGGACTCCGCGACGGCTGCCGCGTACCGATCCCGTGGTCGGGCGAGGAAGCCCCGTACGGCTTCGGCAGCGGCGGCAGCTGGCTGCCGCAGCCCGCCGACTGGGCCGGCCTGAGCGTCGCCGCGCAGACCGGCGACCCGCACTCCACGCTGGAGCTGTACCGGGCCGCGCTGCGCATCCGCCGCGAGCGCGACGACCTGGGCGCGGGCGACTCCGTCCACTGGCTGGAGGCCCCCGAAGGCGTACTGGCCTTCCGTCGCGGCGCGTTCACCTGCACGGTCAACACCACCGGGGAACCCGTACGCATGCCGCTGCCCGGCACGGCACTGCTGGCCAGCGCCGAGCTGACCGACCCGGACGTACTGCCCGGCGACACGGCGGTGTGGTGGCAGGGGTGACCAACCCCCTCAGGTTGACGGACATCGCCGCGCAGGCCCAGGTCAGCGAGGCGACCGTCAGCCGCGTCCTCAACGGGAAAGCGGGCGTCGCGGCCGGCACCCGGCACAAGGTGCTGGCCGCGCTCGACCTGCTGGGCTACGAACGCCCGGTGCGGCTCAAACGCCGCAGCAACGGCCTCGTGGGGCTGCTCATCCCGGAACTCACCAACCCCATCTTCCCGGCGTTCGCCCAGGTCATAGAGCAGGCGCTGGCGGGGCACGGGTACACACCGGTGCTCTGTACCCAGACACCGGGCGGGGCCACCGAGGACGAGCTGGTCGAGCAACTGGAGGAGCGGGGGGTCACCGGCATCGTCTTCCTGTCCGGCCTGCACGCGGACTCCTCCACCGACCCCTCGCGCTACCAACGGCTCGCCGCCCGGGGCGTGCCGTTCGTCCTGATCAACGGATTCAACGAGCACGTCAACGCGCCCTTCATCTCCCCGGACGACCGGGCGGCCGCCGACATGGCCGTCCGGCACCTGGAAGACCTCGGGCACCGCCGCATCGGCCTGGCCATCGGGCCGACGCGCTACGTCCCGTCGGCGCGCAAGGAAGCCGGCTTCACCGCCGCCCTGCCCTCGGCCGCCGCCGAAGGGCTCATCCAGCGCACCCTGTTCACCGTCGAGGGCGGCCACGCGGCGGGCGGAGCCCTGCTCGACCGCGGATGCACCGGCATCGTGTGCGGCAGCGACCCGATGGCGCTCGGTGTCATCCGCGCGGCCCGAGAGCGGGGACTGCGCGTACCGGAGGACGTGTCGGTCGTCGGCTTCGACGACTCCCCGCTGATCGCCTTCACGGACCCCCCGCTGACCACGGTCCGCCAACCGGTCCGCGCGATGGCGACGGCCGCGGTGGGCGCCCTGCTCGAAGCGGTGTCGGGAACGCCGGTCCAGCGCACGGAGTACGTCTTCCAACCAGAACTGGTGGTGAGAGGCTCGACGGGCCAGGGGCCGGGGGACTGAGGGGCGGGGCGGGGTCGGGGGTGCGGGTGGGGGGTGGCCGCTCGGGCGGGGGTGTGAGGGGTTGGGGGCGTCCCGTCAGTCCACTGTCCTTCCGGTTCGGGCCGGTCCCTCAAGGGCGCTCGCTGCGCTCGCGTCGCTTCGCGATGGCCTGCGGCCACCCTTGACCGACCGGTCCGAACCGAAATGCCAAAGACTGTCGGGAAGCCCCCGAAGGATGGCCGGGGGGTGTGCGCAGGGAGAACGGGCCCGTCAGAGAGGTGCGAGGAGGCTCCGCTCGCAGGACTCGTCAGATCCGACTCCCAAGATGTCGCCGGCACTCGTCTCGGGCACGCGCCAGATCGCTACACACTTGCTCTCGACTCAGCGTCCGCAGGCCGTCCGGGGCTGGACACAAGCAGCGATCCGGGCGATGGGTGCGCGTGGGAGAGGCGCCTGCGGGTGATCAGGGGCGCACGCGTGGATCGTTGGGTGCTTGACGTCAATCGGGGA of the Streptomyces sp. NBC_01426 genome contains:
- a CDS encoding LacI family DNA-binding transcriptional regulator, with the protein product MAGVTNPLRLTDIAAQAQVSEATVSRVLNGKAGVAAGTRHKVLAALDLLGYERPVRLKRRSNGLVGLLIPELTNPIFPAFAQVIEQALAGHGYTPVLCTQTPGGATEDELVEQLEERGVTGIVFLSGLHADSSTDPSRYQRLAARGVPFVLINGFNEHVNAPFISPDDRAAADMAVRHLEDLGHRRIGLAIGPTRYVPSARKEAGFTAALPSAAAEGLIQRTLFTVEGGHAAGGALLDRGCTGIVCGSDPMALGVIRAARERGLRVPEDVSVVGFDDSPLIAFTDPPLTTVRQPVRAMATAAVGALLEAVSGTPVQRTEYVFQPELVVRGSTGQGPGD
- a CDS encoding glycoside hydrolase family 13 protein; this encodes MTQHLADALPTTTGTQPGWWREAVIYQVYPRSFADSNGDGMGDLEGIRSRLPYLKELGVDAVWLSPFYASPQADAGYDVADYRAIDPMFGTLHDADAVIREAHALGLRIIVDLVPNHCSDQHEWFKQALREGPGTPLRERFHFRPGQGADGSLPPNDWESIFGGPAWTRVEDGEWYLHLFAPEQPDFNWEHPAVQDEFRSILRFWLDLGADGFRIDVAHGLVKAPGLPDLGRDEQLKLLGNQVLPFFDQDGVHEIYRSWRTVLDEYAGDRIGVAEAWTPSADRTALYLRPDELHQAFNFHYLNTGWDAEALRSAIDDSLDAMRPVGAPTTWVLSNHDVVRHVTRYGGGARGLARARAAALLMLALPGSAYVYQGEELGLPEVVDLPDAVRQDPSFFKENGQDGLRDGCRVPIPWSGEEAPYGFGSGGSWLPQPADWAGLSVAAQTGDPHSTLELYRAALRIRRERDDLGAGDSVHWLEAPEGVLAFRRGAFTCTVNTTGEPVRMPLPGTALLASAELTDPDVLPGDTAVWWQG